In the Streptomyces formicae genome, one interval contains:
- a CDS encoding L,D-transpeptidase family protein, which translates to MGKGAISVGAVAVLVLAAGCKAAAIDTDGGRPSAAGGGGDGKPGASAPATPAPDPTPGRTKPSQPREPSQAPDPSKPREPQAPQEPQAPPKTLLARGAHGGQVRELQARLRQVAWFHENPTGTYGPATTAAVSGFQGKRGLPRTGAVDTATWQRLLAMTREPTRFERYAGGGIPPAKPDPRCLTGRVLCIAKSSRTLTWMVNGKARSTMDVRFGAQYTPTREGTFSVYWKSRHHVSTLFHTAMPYAMFFSGGQAVHYSSDFAATGYGGASHGCVNVRDEKKIAKLFGEVRKGDKVVVYK; encoded by the coding sequence ATGGGCAAGGGCGCGATATCGGTGGGAGCCGTGGCGGTGCTGGTGCTCGCCGCGGGGTGCAAGGCCGCGGCGATAGACACGGACGGCGGGCGGCCGAGCGCGGCGGGAGGCGGCGGGGACGGCAAGCCGGGCGCTTCGGCGCCCGCCACGCCCGCTCCGGACCCGACACCCGGTCGTACGAAGCCGTCGCAGCCGAGGGAGCCGTCGCAGGCGCCGGACCCGTCCAAGCCACGGGAACCGCAGGCGCCTCAGGAACCGCAGGCGCCGCCGAAGACGCTCCTCGCCCGGGGCGCGCACGGCGGGCAGGTGCGGGAGTTGCAGGCCAGGCTGCGCCAGGTCGCCTGGTTCCACGAGAACCCGACCGGGACGTACGGCCCGGCGACCACCGCCGCCGTCAGCGGTTTCCAGGGCAAGCGCGGCCTGCCCCGCACCGGCGCCGTGGACACCGCCACCTGGCAGCGGCTGCTCGCCATGACGCGCGAGCCGACGCGGTTCGAGCGGTACGCGGGCGGCGGCATCCCGCCCGCGAAGCCCGATCCGCGCTGTCTGACGGGCCGCGTCCTGTGCATCGCCAAGAGCAGCCGCACGCTGACCTGGATGGTGAACGGCAAGGCCCGCTCGACGATGGACGTGCGCTTCGGCGCGCAGTACACGCCGACCCGCGAGGGCACCTTCAGCGTCTACTGGAAGTCGCGGCACCACGTCTCGACGCTCTTCCACACCGCCATGCCGTACGCGATGTTCTTCAGCGGCGGCCAGGCCGTGCACTACTCGTCGGACTTCGCGGCGACCGGCTACGGCGGCGCCTCGCACGGCTGCGTGAACGTCCGGGACGAGAAGAAGATCGCGAAGCTCTTCGGCGAGGTGCGCAAGGGCGACAAGGTCGTCGTCTACAAGTGA
- a CDS encoding acyl-CoA mutase large subunit family protein has translation MTHESESGLPIEPVYGPEALAGWDPAERLGAPGAYPFTRGVYPSMYTGRPWTMRQYAGFGTATESNARYRQLIEHGTTGLSVAFDLPTQMGHDSDAPIAHGEVGKVGVAVDSVDDMRVLFDGIPLGEVSTSMTINAPAALLLLLYQLVAEEQGVDPARLTGTIQNDVLKEYIARGTYIFPPGPSLRLTADVFRYCGAELPRWNTISISGYHMAEAGASPAQEIAFTLADGIEYVRTAVAAGMDVDDFAPRLSFFFVARTTLLEEVAKFRAARRMWAEVMREEFGARNPKSLMLRFHTQTAGVQLTAQQPEVNLVRVAVQGLGAVLGGTQSLHTNSFDEAIALPTDKSARLALRTQQVLAYETDVTATVDPFAGSYVMERMTDDVEAAARELMLRVEDLGGAVRAIEQGFQKGEIERNAYRIARETDSGERVVVGVNRFRSDEEEPYEPLRVDPAIEERQSARLALLRAERDAAAVESALAALKEAAKGEANVLYPMKDALRARATVGEVCGALREVWGAYEPTDAF, from the coding sequence ATGACACACGAGTCGGAGTCCGGACTGCCCATCGAGCCCGTGTACGGACCCGAGGCGCTGGCCGGCTGGGACCCGGCCGAGCGGCTCGGCGCGCCCGGCGCGTACCCCTTCACCAGGGGCGTCTACCCCTCCATGTACACCGGCCGCCCCTGGACGATGCGCCAGTACGCGGGCTTCGGTACGGCGACGGAGTCCAACGCCCGCTACCGGCAGCTGATCGAGCACGGCACGACGGGTCTGTCCGTCGCCTTCGACCTGCCGACCCAGATGGGCCACGACTCCGACGCCCCGATCGCGCACGGCGAGGTCGGCAAGGTGGGCGTGGCCGTCGACTCGGTGGACGACATGCGGGTCCTGTTCGACGGCATCCCGCTGGGCGAGGTCTCCACGTCGATGACGATCAACGCGCCCGCCGCGCTGCTCCTGCTCCTGTACCAACTGGTCGCGGAAGAACAGGGAGTCGACCCCGCACGGCTGACGGGCACGATCCAGAACGACGTGCTCAAGGAGTACATCGCGCGCGGCACGTACATCTTCCCGCCCGGCCCCTCGCTGCGCCTGACCGCGGACGTCTTCCGGTACTGCGGCGCCGAGCTGCCCAGGTGGAACACCATCTCGATCTCCGGCTACCACATGGCGGAGGCGGGCGCATCGCCCGCGCAGGAGATCGCCTTCACCCTCGCCGACGGCATCGAGTACGTCCGTACGGCGGTCGCCGCGGGCATGGACGTGGACGACTTCGCGCCGCGCCTGTCCTTCTTCTTCGTGGCCCGTACGACGCTCCTGGAGGAGGTCGCCAAGTTCCGCGCGGCCCGGCGCATGTGGGCCGAGGTGATGCGCGAGGAGTTCGGCGCGCGGAACCCCAAGTCGCTGATGCTGCGCTTCCACACGCAGACCGCGGGCGTCCAGCTCACCGCGCAGCAGCCCGAGGTGAACCTGGTCAGGGTCGCCGTCCAGGGTCTCGGCGCGGTCCTCGGCGGCACCCAGTCGCTGCACACCAACTCCTTCGACGAGGCCATCGCGCTGCCCACCGACAAGTCCGCGCGCCTGGCCCTGCGCACGCAGCAGGTCCTCGCGTACGAGACGGACGTGACCGCCACGGTGGACCCGTTCGCCGGGTCGTACGTGATGGAGAGGATGACGGACGACGTGGAGGCGGCCGCGCGCGAACTGATGCTGCGCGTAGAGGACTTGGGCGGCGCGGTGCGCGCCATCGAGCAGGGCTTCCAGAAGGGCGAGATCGAGCGCAACGCCTACCGGATCGCCCGCGAGACCGACTCCGGCGAGCGCGTCGTGGTCGGCGTCAACCGGTTCAGGTCCGACGAGGAAGAGCCCTACGAGCCGCTCCGCGTCGACCCGGCCATCGAGGAGCGGCAGAGCGCCCGCCTCGCCCTGCTGCGCGCGGAACGCGACGCGGCGGCGGTGGAGAGCGCCCTGGCCGCGCTCAAGGAGGCGGCGAAGGGCGAGGCGAACGTCCTCTATCCGATGAAGGACGCGCTGCGGGCGCGGGCGACGGTGGGGGAGGTCTGCGGGGCGCTGCGGGAGGTGTGGGGAGCGTACGAGCCCACGGACGCGTTCTGA
- a CDS encoding FAD-dependent monooxygenase, whose translation MELNNVKETGVLIAGAGPTGLALACDLARRGVPALVVERAPALFPGSRGKGIQPRTMEVFDDLGVSDAVLASGGPYPVAMVWREGERRGEHRMFDASEPTGAAPHAGPWMLPQWRTQEILLARLRELGGDVTFGAAVTDLTQDADGVTVGLSTGTAVRAAYAVAADGGRSTLRRALGIAMTGETVDPHPVLVADVRIPALDRDNWHMFSPADDDGLALAICPLPGIPDFQLTARFPAGTTPDLSLRGVREVVAARTHLSADDVTEVRWSSDFRPRAALADRFRAGRVFLAGDAAHVHSPAGGQGLNTSVQDAYNLGWKLGAVLRLGAPDALLDTYEEERLPNAAHMLGLSTRIHRGEARRGAATQQLGIGYRASSLAVETRAGLADEALRAGDRAPDGPDATTGERLFDAFRGPHWTLLAVGTDTELPPLDRTLVHAHRIPAYEPYGKGVFLVRPDGYLGWAGADATGVRAYLRSHLGAVDLKST comes from the coding sequence ATGGAACTTAACAACGTTAAGGAGACCGGTGTCCTCATCGCGGGCGCCGGACCCACCGGCCTCGCCCTCGCCTGCGACCTGGCCAGGCGCGGCGTGCCCGCCCTCGTCGTCGAGCGGGCGCCCGCCCTCTTCCCCGGCTCGCGCGGCAAGGGCATCCAGCCCCGCACCATGGAGGTCTTCGACGACCTCGGGGTGAGCGACGCGGTGCTCGCCTCGGGCGGCCCCTACCCGGTCGCCATGGTGTGGCGCGAGGGCGAACGGCGCGGCGAGCACCGGATGTTCGACGCGTCGGAGCCGACCGGGGCGGCGCCGCACGCGGGGCCGTGGATGCTCCCCCAGTGGCGCACCCAGGAGATCCTGCTCGCGCGCCTGCGGGAGCTCGGCGGCGACGTCACGTTCGGCGCGGCGGTGACGGACCTGACGCAGGACGCGGACGGCGTCACCGTCGGCCTCTCGACGGGCACGGCGGTGCGCGCGGCGTACGCGGTGGCGGCGGACGGCGGCCGCTCCACCCTGCGCAGGGCGCTCGGCATCGCCATGACCGGCGAGACCGTGGACCCGCATCCGGTCCTGGTCGCGGACGTCCGCATCCCCGCGCTCGACCGCGACAACTGGCACATGTTCTCGCCCGCCGACGACGACGGCCTCGCCCTGGCGATCTGCCCGCTGCCCGGCATCCCCGACTTCCAGCTGACCGCGCGGTTCCCGGCGGGGACGACGCCCGACCTCTCCCTCCGGGGCGTGCGCGAGGTCGTCGCCGCGCGTACGCACCTGTCGGCCGACGACGTCACCGAGGTGCGCTGGTCCTCGGACTTCCGCCCGCGCGCGGCGCTCGCCGACCGCTTCCGCGCGGGCCGGGTCTTCCTGGCCGGTGACGCGGCGCACGTCCACTCCCCGGCGGGCGGGCAGGGCCTGAACACCAGCGTCCAGGACGCCTACAACCTCGGCTGGAAGCTGGGCGCGGTCCTTCGCCTCGGCGCCCCCGACGCCCTGCTCGACACCTACGAGGAGGAGCGGCTGCCCAACGCCGCCCATATGCTCGGCCTCTCCACCCGCATCCACCGGGGCGAGGCCCGGCGCGGCGCCGCCACCCAGCAGCTCGGCATCGGCTACCGCGCCTCGTCGCTAGCGGTGGAGACCCGCGCGGGCCTGGCCGACGAGGCGCTGCGGGCGGGCGACCGCGCACCCGACGGCCCGGACGCCACCACGGGCGAGCGGCTCTTCGACGCGTTCCGCGGCCCGCACTGGACGCTGCTCGCGGTGGGCACGGACACGGAACTCCCGCCACTGGACCGGACGCTGGTCCACGCACACCGGATCCCCGCCTACGAGCCCTACGGCAAGGGCGTCTTCCTGGTCCGCCCGGACGGCTACCTAGGGTGGGCGGGGGCGGACGCGACGGGGGTGCGGGCGTACCTGCGGTCCCACCTCGGGGCGGTTGACCTCAAGTCGACTTGA
- a CDS encoding MarR family winged helix-turn-helix transcriptional regulator codes for MTTFTYSHSDADLVNQPIGYWSSAAGTAVVHHIRTHLAELGLTQPQWWVMGQLHDAPEGGRGRDEVVGVLRGYLDTGDGALLHNISALHDRGLITEDTAGRIALTDEGRALRERAAERQQQIRAEIHEGITEEEYVLTLKVLQRMIHNVGGAAWHH; via the coding sequence ATGACGACTTTCACGTACTCACACAGCGACGCCGACCTCGTCAACCAGCCGATCGGCTACTGGAGTTCGGCCGCGGGCACCGCCGTGGTCCACCACATCCGCACCCACCTGGCCGAGCTCGGCCTCACCCAGCCCCAGTGGTGGGTGATGGGGCAGCTGCACGACGCGCCCGAGGGCGGCCGGGGGCGCGACGAGGTCGTCGGCGTCCTGCGCGGCTACCTGGACACCGGCGACGGCGCCCTGCTGCACAACATCAGCGCCCTGCACGACCGCGGCCTGATCACCGAGGACACCGCGGGCCGCATCGCCCTGACCGACGAGGGACGGGCGCTGCGGGAGCGCGCGGCCGAACGGCAGCAGCAGATCCGCGCGGAGATCCACGAGGGCATCACCGAGGAGGAGTACGTCCTGACGCTCAAGGTCCTGCAACGCATGATCCACAACGTGGGCGGCGCGGCCTGGCACCACTGA
- the leuE gene encoding leucine efflux protein LeuE, giving the protein MLGVTDLPTYLAGLVLIVLLPGPNSLYVLSVAARRGIRTGYTAAAGVWCGDTVLMTLSAAGVASLLQANAVLFGIVKYAGAGYLTWLAIGMLRAAVALWRSRRERFEDAGTDPADGGAAERPFRRALVISLLNPKAILFFIAFFVQFVDPGYAYPALSFVVLGALAQIASFLYLTALIFSGTKLAAAFRRRKRLSAGATSAAGALFIGFAVKLSLSSV; this is encoded by the coding sequence ATGCTGGGTGTCACAGACCTTCCTACGTATCTCGCGGGCCTCGTCCTGATCGTCCTGCTTCCGGGGCCGAACTCGCTGTACGTGCTCTCCGTCGCCGCGCGCCGGGGCATACGCACCGGGTACACCGCGGCCGCGGGCGTCTGGTGCGGCGACACCGTGCTCATGACGCTGTCCGCGGCCGGTGTGGCCTCGCTGCTCCAGGCCAACGCGGTGCTCTTCGGGATCGTGAAGTACGCGGGCGCCGGGTACCTGACCTGGCTCGCGATCGGGATGCTGCGGGCCGCCGTCGCGCTGTGGCGCTCCCGCCGTGAGCGCTTCGAGGACGCGGGCACGGACCCGGCGGACGGCGGCGCGGCCGAGCGACCGTTCCGCAGGGCGCTGGTGATCAGCCTGCTCAACCCGAAGGCGATCCTGTTCTTCATCGCCTTCTTCGTGCAGTTCGTCGACCCGGGCTACGCCTACCCGGCGCTCTCCTTCGTGGTGCTCGGCGCCCTCGCGCAGATCGCGAGCTTCCTCTACCTCACGGCGCTGATCTTCAGCGGCACCAAGCTCGCCGCCGCGTTCCGGCGCCGCAAGCGGCTCTCGGCGGGTGCCACGTCGGCGGCGGGCGCGCTCTTCATCGGCTTCGCGGTGAAGCTGTCGCTCAGCAGCGTCTGA
- a CDS encoding TetR/AcrR family transcriptional regulator C-terminal domain-containing protein, which translates to MATTKLDRALVARTALDLLNETGLEGLTLRAIAQRLDVKAPALYWHFKDKQALLDEMATELMRRMSEDFLADPDPDWRVALTGSMRGLREHLLRYRDGAKVYSGTHFTDTSYAAPMEAHLRVLTAAGFPPAAAARAWFTVYSYTIGYVIEEQATGPDPARGDGGYDLVARAARLADYPLAAAAGEEVFRDHDRGFEAGLAAVVAGIGATLGATGSG; encoded by the coding sequence GTGGCCACGACGAAGCTGGACCGCGCCCTGGTGGCGCGCACCGCACTGGACCTGCTGAACGAGACCGGACTCGAAGGGCTGACCCTGCGCGCCATCGCGCAGCGCCTGGACGTCAAGGCGCCCGCGCTCTACTGGCACTTCAAGGACAAGCAGGCGCTGCTCGACGAGATGGCGACCGAGCTGATGCGGCGCATGAGCGAGGACTTCCTCGCCGATCCCGACCCCGACTGGCGGGTGGCGCTCACCGGCTCGATGCGCGGCCTGCGCGAACACCTGCTGCGCTACCGCGACGGCGCCAAGGTCTACAGCGGCACGCACTTCACGGACACCTCGTACGCCGCGCCCATGGAGGCCCATCTGCGAGTACTGACGGCGGCGGGCTTCCCGCCCGCCGCGGCCGCGCGCGCCTGGTTCACCGTGTACAGCTACACCATCGGGTACGTCATCGAGGAGCAGGCCACGGGCCCCGACCCCGCGCGCGGCGACGGCGGCTACGACCTCGTGGCCCGCGCCGCGCGCCTGGCCGACTACCCGCTGGCCGCGGCCGCGGGCGAGGAGGTGTTCCGCGACCACGACCGCGGCTTCGAGGCGGGACTCGCCGCGGTCGTCGCGGGCATCGGGGCGACGCTCGGGGCTACCGGATCCGGGTGA